A stretch of the Filimonas lacunae genome encodes the following:
- a CDS encoding PKD domain-containing protein, whose translation MRLSHTLPVLLIVILSSCHKDKIVIPTAAFSFRGDTASILRIATYDTCTLFNSSINADSSYWDLGNGVVTKEPKAILTYDTSGTYQVKLTVKSSDGHTASQIKTVKVLDRVLKKIVINKVYWDTIPNHIPNFNAVWPTTPTADIFVQIQQYNNGDSIVPYSGILYNSPILYKSPVVNNVSCNTNQTIEIPVANRVVIDKKLITSWSFTISLMATDKNGTTYSLLMNKASGVSYGIIKEDLANNEFKVNCNLFSALELDCDFE comes from the coding sequence ATGCGCCTTTCACACACGCTACCTGTTTTATTGATAGTTATACTATCTTCCTGCCATAAAGACAAAATAGTAATTCCAACAGCAGCCTTTTCGTTCAGGGGCGACACCGCTTCTATATTACGAATTGCCACGTATGACACCTGTACATTGTTTAACAGCTCTATTAATGCAGACTCCTCGTACTGGGACCTGGGCAATGGCGTTGTTACAAAAGAGCCAAAAGCAATATTAACCTACGATACCTCCGGTACTTACCAGGTGAAGTTGACTGTAAAGAGCAGTGACGGACACACAGCATCGCAAATCAAGACCGTAAAAGTGCTGGACCGCGTTCTGAAAAAAATTGTGATCAACAAAGTGTATTGGGATACCATACCTAATCATATTCCTAATTTTAACGCCGTATGGCCCACCACCCCAACCGCAGATATATTTGTACAAATACAGCAATACAACAATGGTGATTCTATTGTTCCCTATAGTGGCATTTTATACAATTCCCCTATACTATATAAAAGCCCGGTTGTGAACAACGTTTCCTGCAACACCAATCAAACAATAGAAATTCCTGTTGCAAACAGGGTGGTTATTGATAAAAAACTGATTACCAGCTGGAGTTTCACTATTAGCTTAATGGCTACTGATAAAAACGGAACCACTTATAGTCTGCTCATGAATAAGGCAAGCGGTGTCTCTTATGGCATTATCAAAGAAGACTTAGCCAATAACGAGTTTAAGGTAAACTGTAATTTATTTTCCGCGCTGGAGCTGGATTGCGACTTTGAATAA
- a CDS encoding alpha/beta hydrolase family esterase — protein MNSISKITLVLFLLFPGVVNAQETGVTAVKQWEVNGVAREALVYIPVSAKSRPTPVIFLFHGHGGNMQEILRNHDFEKLWPESIVIAPQGLKTPGQLVDRAGNYSGWQQAPGDSNDRDIHFFDEMYRSLTEEYKVDKKQVYVTGHSNGGSFTYLLWAMRGDSLAAVAPSAGVAFKFNKMLKPKPVMHIMGENDLLVKPAWQKMMFSSLLKLNECNMQGQPFAESATMYPSAIHMLTVLYLHAGGHVYPRETDAVVVKFFKSASSH, from the coding sequence ATGAACTCAATTAGTAAAATTACACTGGTACTGTTTCTTTTATTTCCAGGTGTGGTAAACGCGCAGGAAACAGGCGTTACAGCAGTTAAACAATGGGAGGTGAATGGGGTTGCCCGGGAAGCGCTGGTGTACATTCCGGTTTCCGCAAAAAGCCGTCCAACGCCAGTTATCTTCCTGTTTCATGGCCATGGTGGAAATATGCAGGAAATACTTCGCAATCACGATTTTGAAAAGCTCTGGCCGGAGTCTATTGTGATAGCGCCCCAGGGCTTGAAAACGCCCGGACAACTGGTGGATCGGGCCGGTAACTATTCTGGTTGGCAGCAGGCGCCTGGTGACAGCAACGACCGTGATATTCATTTCTTTGATGAAATGTACCGTTCCCTGACAGAGGAGTATAAGGTAGACAAAAAGCAGGTATACGTTACCGGGCATTCCAACGGAGGTAGTTTTACTTATCTGCTATGGGCCATGCGGGGCGATTCCCTGGCAGCGGTAGCCCCCTCGGCAGGTGTTGCCTTCAAATTTAACAAGATGCTGAAACCCAAGCCTGTTATGCACATCATGGGAGAAAATGATCTGTTGGTAAAGCCTGCCTGGCAAAAAATGATGTTCAGTAGTTTATTAAAACTGAACGAGTGCAATATGCAGGGGCAACCTTTTGCAGAATCTGCCACCATGTATCCTTCGGCCATCCACATGCTCACTGTTTTATATCTTCACGCAGGAGGGCATGTTTATCCACGGGAGACGGATGCTGTAGTGGTTAAATTCTTCAAAAGTGCTTCTTCTCATTAG
- a CDS encoding Crp/Fnr family transcriptional regulator: MLQAGQICRYIYFVNYGCLRTFYLNESGVEQNVLLHPENWWVSDLASFSGKRKSKYNIGALEKTEVIFFSHEQLEQLFTEIPKLESFFRILYQNALVFYQNRLLTILTQSAEERFRIFRKLYPHLEQRIPQKHIASLLGMTPVFLSMLRKRHLP, from the coding sequence TTGTTACAAGCCGGTCAGATATGCCGGTACATTTATTTCGTCAATTATGGTTGCCTGCGCACCTTCTATTTAAACGAATCAGGTGTGGAACAAAACGTGTTACTACATCCGGAAAACTGGTGGGTATCAGATCTTGCCAGCTTTTCCGGTAAAAGAAAATCTAAATACAACATAGGGGCCCTGGAAAAAACAGAAGTCATCTTCTTCAGCCATGAACAACTGGAACAATTGTTTACAGAGATCCCTAAACTGGAAAGCTTTTTCCGTATACTATACCAGAATGCACTGGTCTTTTATCAAAACAGGCTGCTGACTATATTAACCCAATCTGCCGAAGAGCGGTTCCGTATATTCCGGAAACTTTACCCGCACCTGGAGCAACGTATTCCACAAAAGCATATAGCCTCGTTACTGGGTATGACTCCTGTTTTTTTAAGCATGCTAAGAAAGCGGCACCTGCCCTAA
- a CDS encoding GlxA family transcriptional regulator, with protein sequence MKPTRVIFLLFDGVHLLDLAGPVTVFYESGCCGKPYELHYVSPYSHPGASAGIGFAAIAPLHSVTITGDDIVVVAGMDLSRFQRADDALWIPWLQAAADAGAVICSVCTAAFALAAAGLLQGRSCTTHWAYTHTLQQQFPELTVLENKLFVKSDRIYTSAGIATGIDLALFLVEEQHGAEFAYTVAKDMVVYIRRNGTESQHSVYLQNRQHVSHTIHQVQDYIACHLHQKITIEALAALVYVSPRNITRLFKKATGSSIGQYIQQLRLEKAQQLLRAGHKMESVARECGFKGSNQLLHLLKKESISPSGGQ encoded by the coding sequence ATGAAACCCACACGAGTAATTTTTCTGCTGTTTGACGGGGTGCATCTGCTAGATCTGGCAGGTCCTGTAACGGTGTTTTATGAATCTGGTTGCTGTGGCAAGCCTTATGAACTTCATTATGTGTCGCCTTATTCCCATCCGGGCGCCTCTGCCGGTATTGGCTTTGCCGCTATAGCTCCGCTCCACTCGGTAACGATTACCGGTGATGATATTGTAGTAGTGGCCGGGATGGATCTTTCCCGCTTTCAGCGTGCTGATGATGCATTATGGATACCCTGGCTACAGGCCGCGGCTGATGCGGGTGCTGTTATCTGTTCTGTTTGTACGGCGGCCTTTGCCCTGGCGGCGGCAGGCTTGTTACAAGGGCGCAGTTGTACAACGCATTGGGCTTATACCCACACTTTACAACAGCAGTTTCCGGAGCTTACCGTGCTGGAAAATAAATTGTTTGTAAAAAGCGATAGAATATATACCAGTGCAGGTATTGCCACGGGTATTGATCTGGCGCTTTTTCTGGTAGAAGAGCAGCATGGAGCTGAATTTGCGTACACGGTGGCTAAAGATATGGTAGTGTACATTCGCAGAAACGGCACAGAATCGCAACATAGCGTATATCTGCAAAACAGGCAGCATGTAAGTCATACGATACATCAGGTGCAGGATTATATAGCCTGCCACCTGCATCAGAAAATAACCATAGAAGCACTGGCTGCACTGGTATATGTAAGCCCGCGAAACATTACCCGCCTGTTTAAAAAAGCTACTGGCAGTTCTATAGGTCAATATATACAACAACTACGCCTGGAAAAGGCACAGCAATTATTGAGAGCGGGTCATAAAATGGAATCAGTTGCCAGAGAGTGTGGCTTTAAAGGGTCTAATCAGCTGTTGCATTTGCTTAAAAAAGAAAGTATCTCCCCTTCCGGAGGGCAATAG